ACCATATAAAGCACTCATCGGTAAGAAAAAAAAAAAGTTGACTAGCGTTCATTTCTCTTCTCAGAGAACTTTTCTCAGCTTATCCGCGACGGCCATCACGGGAGCGTTATCAAGCACATAACTGCTCGCGGCATCTTCTTCATTCATTTCAGACCATTTGTCAGACAGTAATTCCGCTTGTTCTAGTACTAAGTCTGTTGCCATTTTTTGCTTGTCAGGAGGATAGCCATACTTTTTTAGCAGTCTTTTGACACCTATTCTTAGTTTTGCTCTTACACTCTCTCGT
This window of the Candidatus Woesearchaeota archaeon genome carries:
- a CDS encoding DUF3387 domain-containing protein, producing the protein RESVRAKLRIGVKRLLKKYGYPPDKQKMATDLVLEQAELLSDKWSEMNEEDAASSYVLDNAPVMAVADKLRKVL